A genomic window from Bicyclus anynana chromosome 11, ilBicAnyn1.1, whole genome shotgun sequence includes:
- the LOC112049695 gene encoding uncharacterized protein LOC112049695 isoform X1: MAESKASSKDSKIKNKKGKKAQEIPDEDDSSTSSVTQEDKSLDQIGHGVGTASLTVNREEYLAAYKDLMFDRNYAQIKNNLLHRRLAEYYKKRKLEHVLKPLENVPHLEEKYQQKLLSYQELKEKEDIEMADIKAKLNTIEGEYANKLEKAEKNFDALQHYEKTTGTGLIYSKKGKPISEKTVERFLTLQRRKSEQASALRLRYIRVRNAVNELETIVRKLEIIAPGLNVAQYEQLYIDKQNYLSKIEEREDELIKNRTNCTEHNQILAHIREKMQHTEEVIDFAECDLGDAEIELLRAREDLGNIKVGKRDKLRWSLEAERMKAGLLTRKNLLRDFQDATDEVVKLRQKKDLLDKQIIDTTNKLRDARQKVNLHTAINELARKNYVDTPNMTP, translated from the exons ATGGCCGAATCTAAG gCTTCCAGTAAAGACTCcaagattaaaaacaaaaaagggaAGAAAGCTCAAGAAATTCCGGATGAAGATGACTCTTCTACCTCCAGTG TGACCCAAGAAGATAAGTCCCTCGACCAAATAGGCCACGGAGTAGGGACCGCGTCCTTAACTGTGAACCGTGAAGAATATCTTGCAGCTTATAAAGATCTTAtgttcgaccgtaactacgcaCAAATAAAGAACAATTTGCTTCATCGTCGCCTTGCTGAATATTACAA AAAAAGGAAACTAGAGCATGTTTTAAAACCGCTAGAAAATGTACCGCATTTAGAAGAAAAATACCAACAAAAACTCTTGAGTTACCAAGAGTTGAAGGAAAAAGAAGACATAGAAATGGCTGAT ATAAAAGCTAAACTAAACACTATCGAAGGCGAATATGCAAATAAACTGGAGAAAGCAGAGAAAAACTTTGACGCACTGCAGCACTATGAAAAAACCACAGGAACTGGGCTTATATATTCTAAAAAAGGCAAGCCCATTTCTGAAAAg aCTGTCGAACGCTTCCTGACGTTGCAAAGACGTAAAAGTGAACAGGCGTCGGCTCTACGCTTACGCTATATAAGAGTGAGGAATGCTGTCAATGAATTGGAAACTATTGTTCGTAAATTGGAAATTATAGCTCCAGGACTGAACGTTGCTCAATATGAACAGCTCTATATTGATAAGCAGAACTATTTGTCGAAAATTGAAG AGCGTGAAGATGAACTTATAAAGAACAGGACCAATTGTACGGAACACAATCAAATATTGGCACACATAAGAGAGAAAATGCAACACACAGAAGAGGTGATAGATTTTGCTGAATGCGATCTAGGGGATGCTGAAATTGAACTGCTACGTGCTAGAGAAGATTTGGGAAATATCAAGGTA GGGAAACGCGACAAGCTCCGATGGTCTCTCGAAGCGGAACGAATGAAAGCAGGCCTACTCACCAGAAAGAATTTGTTGCGTGATTTCCAAGACGCCACCGACGAG GTTGTCAAACTGAGACAGAAGAAAGATCTGCTGGATAAGCAAATTATTgatacaacaaataaattaagagaTGCCAGACAAAAAGTTAACCTTCACACCGCAATCAACGAATTAGCGCGTAAAAATTATGTTGATACACCTAATATGACGCCATGA
- the LOC112049695 gene encoding centrosomal protein of 135 kDa isoform X2 has translation MAESKASSKDSKIKNKKGKKAQEIPDEDDSSTSSVTQEDKSLDQIGHGVGTASLTVNREEYLAAYKDLMFDRNYAQIKNNLLHRRLAEYYKKRKLEHVLKPLENVPHLEEKYQQKLLSYQELKEKEDIEMADIKAKLNTIEGEYANKLEKAEKNFDALQHYEKTTGTGLIYSKKGKPISEKTVERFLTLQRRKSEQASALRLRYIRVRNAVNELETIVRKLEIIAPGLNVAQYEQLYIDKQNYLSKIEEREDELIKNRTNCTEHNQILAHIREKMQHTEEVIDFAECDLGDAEIELLRAREDLGNIKGKRDKLRWSLEAERMKAGLLTRKNLLRDFQDATDEVVKLRQKKDLLDKQIIDTTNKLRDARQKVNLHTAINELARKNYVDTPNMTP, from the exons ATGGCCGAATCTAAG gCTTCCAGTAAAGACTCcaagattaaaaacaaaaaagggaAGAAAGCTCAAGAAATTCCGGATGAAGATGACTCTTCTACCTCCAGTG TGACCCAAGAAGATAAGTCCCTCGACCAAATAGGCCACGGAGTAGGGACCGCGTCCTTAACTGTGAACCGTGAAGAATATCTTGCAGCTTATAAAGATCTTAtgttcgaccgtaactacgcaCAAATAAAGAACAATTTGCTTCATCGTCGCCTTGCTGAATATTACAA AAAAAGGAAACTAGAGCATGTTTTAAAACCGCTAGAAAATGTACCGCATTTAGAAGAAAAATACCAACAAAAACTCTTGAGTTACCAAGAGTTGAAGGAAAAAGAAGACATAGAAATGGCTGAT ATAAAAGCTAAACTAAACACTATCGAAGGCGAATATGCAAATAAACTGGAGAAAGCAGAGAAAAACTTTGACGCACTGCAGCACTATGAAAAAACCACAGGAACTGGGCTTATATATTCTAAAAAAGGCAAGCCCATTTCTGAAAAg aCTGTCGAACGCTTCCTGACGTTGCAAAGACGTAAAAGTGAACAGGCGTCGGCTCTACGCTTACGCTATATAAGAGTGAGGAATGCTGTCAATGAATTGGAAACTATTGTTCGTAAATTGGAAATTATAGCTCCAGGACTGAACGTTGCTCAATATGAACAGCTCTATATTGATAAGCAGAACTATTTGTCGAAAATTGAAG AGCGTGAAGATGAACTTATAAAGAACAGGACCAATTGTACGGAACACAATCAAATATTGGCACACATAAGAGAGAAAATGCAACACACAGAAGAGGTGATAGATTTTGCTGAATGCGATCTAGGGGATGCTGAAATTGAACTGCTACGTGCTAGAGAAGATTTGGGAAATATCAAG GGGAAACGCGACAAGCTCCGATGGTCTCTCGAAGCGGAACGAATGAAAGCAGGCCTACTCACCAGAAAGAATTTGTTGCGTGATTTCCAAGACGCCACCGACGAG GTTGTCAAACTGAGACAGAAGAAAGATCTGCTGGATAAGCAAATTATTgatacaacaaataaattaagagaTGCCAGACAAAAAGTTAACCTTCACACCGCAATCAACGAATTAGCGCGTAAAAATTATGTTGATACACCTAATATGACGCCATGA
- the LOC128198526 gene encoding sialin-like, whose translation MGLMGGFYCGMKINTLDLAPNYAGSLTSFVNTTSTFAGIITPYLIGLLTPDSTLVQWRTAFWVCLAVLVSTNIIYCIWTEGEQQWWDDVRHLGYPPGWKHGPITKDDLTLTSTHPEYIELNKKLCAEIH comes from the exons atgGGGCTTATGGGCGGATTCTATTGTGGCATGaag atAAACACGTTGGATTTAGCCCCTAATTACGCTGGTTCATTAACATCGTTCGTAAACACGACTTCTACATTCGCAGGCATTATCACACCCTATTTAATAGGATTGCTCACCCCCGAT tCTACATTAGTACAATGGCGGACAGCCTTCTGGGTTTGCTTAGCAGTGCTTGTGTCGACAAACATAATATACTGCATATGGACAGAAGGGGAGCAGCAGTGGTGGGACGACGTGAGACACTTGGGATATCCACCTGGATGGAAACACGGGCCTATCACCAAAGACGATTTGACACTTACATCGACGCATCCGGAATatatagaattaaataaaaaattgtgtgCAGAAATACATTGA
- the LOC112049676 gene encoding sialin-like, with protein MRVSLNIAITQMVNHTKTLQDHFDPDACPSDEGVDITANHTAISRANAVYNWDEETQGFLLSGFYYGYVTTQVLGGFLAEKYGGKWVLGTALLSTALFTLMTPFTIKNGGVTWLFILRVLEGVAEGPTMPCLMNMMARWTPTQERALISAILFGGGQLGNVLGPLLSGVILANGRDWAYVFYFFGGGGVVWFIFWSILCFSEPNSHPYISKKELDYLNKSVEKAKSNTNNDPVPWKAILRSPPAWALLAANVSKI; from the exons ATGCGTGTGAGTTTGAATATAGCAATAACTCAAATGGTgaatcatactaaaactttacaaGATCATTTTGATCCAGATGCATGTCCTAGTGACGAAGGGGTTGATATTACGGCAAACCATACTGCAATCAGTAGAGCA AATGCTGTTTACAATTGGGATGAAGAAACACAGGGATTCCTACTAAGTGGTTTCTATTACGGTTATGTGACGACGCAAGTTTTAGGAGGTTTCTTGGCAGAAAAGTACGGTGGCAAATGGGTACTAGGCACTGCGTTACTTAGCACCGCTCTGTTCACATTAATGACtccatttacaattaaaaatggaGGTGTAACTTGGTTGTTTATTCTACGTGTCCTTGAGGGTGTAGCCGAG GGTCCAACTATGCCTTGTCTGATGAATATGATGGCAAGGTGGACACCAACTCAAGAGAGAGCTCTCATATCAGCTATACTTTTCGGAGGTGGCCAACTGGGTAACGTCTTGGGACCGTTACTATCTGGCGTTATCCTTGCCAATGGTAGAGACTGGGCCTATGTGTTCTATTTCTTTGGCGGAGGCGGTGTGGTATGGTTCATTTTttgg AGTATTTTGTGCTTCAGCGAACCAAACTCTCATCCGTACATTTCGAAAAAGGAAttagattatttaaataaaagcgtCGAGAAAGCCAAAAGTAACACAAATAATGATCCGGTACCTTGGAAGGCAATTTTGAGATCACCGCCCGCTTGGGCCCTGCTTGCCGCTAACGTAAGCAAAATTTGA